GACTTTTCGTACGCCATTCTTCCGTTGAGCCGTGCGCCTTCCCTGAACCGCGCGCCTCGCGGCAGGCTTTCTTTCATCCGCGCTTCTCCCGGCCCGCCACCGCCAGCAGTTCCTCCGCGTGGGCGATACCCAAGTCCGAATCCGGCAGCCCGGCCAGCATCCGGGACAGCTCCCGCGCCCGCTCGGTCTCCTCCACGATCCGCACCCCGCTCGTGGTGATCGCGCCGCCGGTGTCTTTCGCCACCACCAGGTGCCGATCGGCGAACGCCGCGACCTGCGGCAGATGCGTGACCACCAGCACCTGGTGGGTCCGCGCGAGCCGGGCCAGCCGCCGCCCGATCTCCACCGCCGCCGTGCCACCGACGCCGGAGTCCACCTCGTCGAAGACCAGCGTCGGCGGGCCGCCCGCCCCGGCGAAGACCACCTCGATGGCGAGCATCACCCGGGACAGCTCACCGCCCGACGCGCCTTTCTGCAGGGGCAGCGACGGGGCGCCCGGGTGGGCCAGCAGCCGCAGCTCCACCTCGTCGGCGCCGTCCGGCCCGGCGCCCAGCTCGACGCCGTCGACGCTCACCGCCGGCTCGTCCTTGGACGGAGCGTGGGTGAGCACCGCCACCTCGACCCGGGCGTGGGGCATCGCCAGCCCGGCCAGCTCGACGCTGACCGCCTCGGAGAACCGGGTCGCGGCCTCGCGCCGGGCCGCCGTCAGCCGCCCGGCCAGCTCGCCGACCGTGGCGGCCAGCCGCTGCCGCTCCCGGTCCAGCTCCTCCAGCAGCTCGTCGGAGCTGTCCAGCTCGCCGAGGCGGGACTTCGCGTTCTCCGCCCAGGCGATCACGCCGTCGATGTCGTCGGCGTATTTCCGGGTGAGGGCGCGCAGCGCGGCCCGCCGCTCGTAGATCGCCTCGAGCCGGGCCGGATCCGCGTCCAGCTCGCTCAGGTACGCCGAGAGCTCTGAGGAGACGTCCCCGACCAGGGTGGCCGCCTCCTCGATCCGCAGCGCCAGGTCACCCAGCTTGGCGTCGACGCCGGCCTGCCCCTCCAGCGTGCGCCGGGCGGTGCCGAGCAGGGTGGTCGCGTCCGGTGCCTCGTCGCTCGCCTCCACGCCACCGGCCAGCGCCTGCGCCGCGATGGCCGCGGCCACCCGCAGTCCCTCGGCGTGCTCCAGCCGCTGCACCTCGGCGCGCAGGTCCTCGTCCTCATTGGGCTGCGGGTCGACCCGGGTGATCTCGTCGAGTCCTAGCTTGAGCAGATCGGCCTCCTGCGAGCGCTGGCGCGCGTTGCGCCGGCGGTCGGCCAGGTCGTCGACCACCTTGCGCCAGCGGGTGAACGCCTCGCGGTAGCTGTCCAGCAGCTTCTCGTGCCCGGGCCCGGCGAACCGGTCCAGCGCGGACCGCTGCTCGCTCGGGCGCAGCAGGCGCAGCTGGTCGGACTGGCCGTGCACGGCCAGGACCTGCTCGCCCAGCTCGCTGAGGGTGGAGACCGGCATGCTGCGGCCGCCGACGTGCGCCCGGGAGCGGCCCTCGGCGGTCACCGTGCGGCTCAGCAGCAGCGAGCCGTCGTCGTCGATCTCGCCACCGGCGTCGGTGATCCGGGTGCGAACCGCGTCGCCGAGAGTGCCCTGGAGCCGCAGCCGGCCCTCGACCACGGCACGGCCCGGATCGGCGCGAACCCGGCCGGCGTCGGCCCGCCCACCGAAGAGAAGTCCGAGACCGGTCACGACCATC
Above is a genomic segment from Actinoplanes ianthinogenes containing:
- the recN gene encoding DNA repair protein RecN encodes the protein MLEELRITGLGVIDDTTLRLSGGMNVITGETGAGKTMVVTGLGLLFGGRADAGRVRADPGRAVVEGRLRLQGTLGDAVRTRITDAGGEIDDDGSLLLSRTVTAEGRSRAHVGGRSMPVSTLSELGEQVLAVHGQSDQLRLLRPSEQRSALDRFAGPGHEKLLDSYREAFTRWRKVVDDLADRRRNARQRSQEADLLKLGLDEITRVDPQPNEDEDLRAEVQRLEHAEGLRVAAAIAAQALAGGVEASDEAPDATTLLGTARRTLEGQAGVDAKLGDLALRIEEAATLVGDVSSELSAYLSELDADPARLEAIYERRAALRALTRKYADDIDGVIAWAENAKSRLGELDSSDELLEELDRERQRLAATVGELAGRLTAARREAATRFSEAVSVELAGLAMPHARVEVAVLTHAPSKDEPAVSVDGVELGAGPDGADEVELRLLAHPGAPSLPLQKGASGGELSRVMLAIEVVFAGAGGPPTLVFDEVDSGVGGTAAVEIGRRLARLARTHQVLVVTHLPQVAAFADRHLVVAKDTGGAITTSGVRIVEETERARELSRMLAGLPDSDLGIAHAEELLAVAGREKRG